In one window of Methanococcus maripaludis DNA:
- a CDS encoding RIO1 family regulatory kinase/ATPase, which yields MEDNDWKLLKIIEISMKNHEWVPIQDLRRKTGFHEKEVVFRLGRLNKFKFTNKSNYGYRLSHWGYDALAMNAFIKKELIAGIGGKVGVGKEGDVYHVMLTNHREAVMKFHQLGRTCFSMGKRYREYLANKRHISWLYASRLTAAREFEVLTMLFPVVKVPEPIEQNRHAIIMGKLHGEELKRVNLLEINVDPEEFFWKLMAEVKKTYDLGIIHGDLSEFNILIDSEGDFVIIDWPQAIEVGKKGKLDKLPFEEVEYDEEYYLKRDIENVLRYFKKYGIDKDVDKLYNYVLGDISSENV from the coding sequence ATGGAAGATAACGACTGGAAACTTTTAAAAATAATTGAAATTTCAATGAAAAATCACGAATGGGTACCTATTCAGGATTTAAGACGAAAAACGGGATTTCATGAAAAAGAAGTAGTTTTCAGGCTCGGAAGATTGAATAAATTTAAGTTTACTAACAAGTCTAATTATGGATACAGGCTCTCTCACTGGGGCTATGACGCTTTAGCAATGAATGCATTTATAAAAAAGGAATTAATTGCAGGAATTGGTGGAAAAGTGGGCGTTGGAAAGGAAGGGGATGTTTATCACGTAATGCTCACGAATCACCGTGAAGCGGTTATGAAATTCCACCAGCTTGGAAGAACCTGTTTTTCAATGGGAAAACGATACAGAGAATATCTTGCAAATAAAAGACATATCAGCTGGCTTTATGCTTCAAGGCTCACCGCTGCAAGAGAGTTTGAAGTTTTAACCATGCTTTTTCCAGTTGTAAAAGTTCCTGAACCAATCGAACAGAACCGGCATGCAATAATTATGGGAAAACTTCACGGGGAAGAATTAAAGCGTGTTAATCTACTCGAGATAAATGTGGATCCTGAAGAATTTTTTTGGAAATTAATGGCAGAAGTTAAAAAAACGTATGATTTAGGAATTATTCATGGAGATTTAAGTGAATTTAATATATTGATTGATTCAGAAGGCGATTTTGTAATTATTGACTGGCCTCAAGCAATTGAAGTTGGAAAAAAAGGAAAATTGGACAAATTGCCATTTGAAGAAGTGGAATACGATGAAGAATACTACTTAAAAAGAGATATTGAAAACGTGCTTCGATACTTTAAAAAGTACGGAATCGATAAAGACGTGGATAAATTATATAATTATGTTCTTGGAGATATTAGTAGCGAAAATGTTTAA
- a CDS encoding 3-dehydroquinate synthase II — MKFGWIKTTGNDSEERIDSVKDALESSIPGILVKREEINSVRELGNIKIVSDSLDADVVLINKGEDLEILKSAKLSGKETAVYVVINTKDDEIYATEVSKLDFVDYVILEGSDWTIIPLENIIADLFGEEIKLVSVVTNVKDAEAAYEILEKGVDGVVLIPKDINEVKDFSKLIERMNSESVKLDYATVTKIEPVGSGDRVCIDTCSMMEMGEGMLIGSYSRGMFLVHSETVENPYVATRPFRVNAGPVHAYILCPENKTKYLSDLKAGDKVLVVNKNGETRESIIGRVKIEKRPLFLVEAEYNGENLRTILQNAETIRLVGEDGKPVSVVDLKVGTKVLIKPDENARHFGMAIKETIIEK; from the coding sequence ATGAAATTTGGATGGATAAAAACAACGGGAAACGATTCCGAAGAGAGAATAGACTCTGTAAAAGATGCTCTTGAAAGTTCAATTCCTGGAATCTTGGTCAAAAGGGAAGAAATAAACTCGGTAAGGGAACTTGGAAATATAAAGATTGTTTCTGATAGTCTCGATGCAGACGTTGTATTAATTAATAAAGGGGAAGATTTGGAGATTTTAAAATCTGCAAAACTTTCTGGAAAGGAAACTGCAGTTTATGTTGTAATAAATACTAAAGACGATGAAATATACGCAACAGAAGTAAGCAAACTCGATTTTGTCGATTACGTTATTTTGGAAGGAAGCGACTGGACAATTATTCCTCTTGAAAATATCATCGCAGATTTATTCGGAGAAGAAATAAAACTCGTTTCAGTTGTAACTAATGTAAAAGATGCGGAAGCTGCATACGAAATTTTGGAAAAAGGTGTCGATGGAGTTGTTTTGATTCCAAAAGATATCAACGAAGTAAAAGATTTCTCAAAATTAATCGAAAGAATGAATTCTGAAAGCGTAAAACTCGACTATGCAACGGTTACAAAAATCGAACCTGTCGGAAGTGGAGATAGGGTATGTATTGACACCTGCTCAATGATGGAAATGGGAGAAGGAATGTTAATTGGATCATACTCAAGAGGAATGTTTTTAGTCCATTCAGAAACCGTTGAAAACCCATATGTCGCTACAAGACCATTTAGGGTAAATGCCGGACCTGTTCATGCCTATATCTTGTGCCCGGAAAATAAAACAAAATATTTAAGCGATTTAAAAGCAGGCGATAAAGTTTTGGTCGTTAATAAAAACGGTGAAACGAGAGAATCTATTATCGGACGCGTAAAAATCGAAAAAAGACCACTTTTCCTTGTTGAAGCAGAATACAACGGAGAAAATTTAAGAACAATCCTCCAAAATGCAGAAACAATCCGTCTAGTTGGAGAAGATGGAAAACCGGTTTCAGTTGTTGATTTAAAAGTTGGGACAAAAGTGTTGATAAAACCTGATGAAAACGCGCGACACTTTGGAATGGCGATTAAAGAAACCATTATAGAAAAATAA
- a CDS encoding TIGR03576 family pyridoxal phosphate-dependent enzyme, with protein sequence MDSLSELNRVNTAREILRKKINDTGRTSIYDLTGLCGGFEICEEHLKLIETYVGPAIFSEKITNAGLNHLSGNSEIHNVVCFNRTSSAILSTIMALSKSFKKLVHYVPEKPAHPSIPRSCGIFGMEYFESDSLEEIISKIDENTLTVITGATMDHRIVSDEIAGKIISYAKSKNSPVFFDDASGARLRRLYGKFPALEMGADLVVTSMDKLMEGPRAGLLGGNKNLVDQIYSEGMKFGLEAQAPIMAAVVTALENFDLNTLKNAFERAEKIDLACFEAEKLDYEKTPTGFIIKNPSEEKLIETALKLLENYGIVTITAAGMPGASKNIRIDFCSKDAERISNEEIINAILNSLK encoded by the coding sequence ATGGACAGTCTTTCAGAATTAAACCGTGTAAATACCGCAAGAGAAATACTAAGAAAAAAAATAAATGATACTGGTAGAACCAGCATTTATGACTTAACAGGACTTTGTGGCGGATTTGAAATATGTGAAGAACATTTAAAATTAATTGAAACGTATGTCGGACCCGCCATATTTTCAGAAAAGATAACTAACGCTGGATTAAACCATTTATCGGGGAATTCTGAAATCCATAACGTAGTATGTTTTAACAGGACTTCTTCAGCGATATTATCTACAATTATGGCTCTTTCAAAGTCGTTTAAGAAACTGGTTCACTACGTTCCAGAAAAACCTGCACATCCATCAATTCCACGAAGTTGCGGAATTTTTGGAATGGAATACTTTGAAAGTGATTCATTGGAAGAAATCATATCAAAAATTGATGAAAATACATTAACAGTGATAACCGGGGCTACAATGGATCATAGAATAGTTTCCGATGAAATTGCTGGAAAAATAATATCTTATGCAAAATCTAAAAATTCTCCAGTATTTTTTGATGATGCATCAGGTGCTCGCCTTAGAAGACTTTATGGAAAATTTCCTGCTCTTGAAATGGGTGCAGATCTAGTTGTAACCAGTATGGACAAACTCATGGAAGGTCCAAGAGCCGGCCTTCTCGGGGGAAATAAAAATTTAGTTGATCAGATCTATTCTGAAGGCATGAAATTTGGACTTGAAGCACAGGCTCCGATAATGGCCGCAGTTGTAACTGCCCTTGAAAACTTTGATCTAAATACTTTAAAAAATGCATTTGAACGTGCAGAAAAAATAGATCTAGCTTGTTTTGAAGCTGAAAAACTTGATTATGAAAAAACTCCGACAGGATTTATAATAAAAAATCCGTCAGAAGAAAAATTAATCGAAACTGCACTAAAATTACTTGAAAACTATGGAATAGTTACAATTACCGCAGCAGGTATGCCTGGTGCAAGTAAAAATATAAGAATAGACTTCTGTTCAAAAGATGCAGAAAGAATTTCTAACGAAGAGATAATAAATGCGATTTTAAATTCTTTAAAATAA
- a CDS encoding DUF2254 family protein: MLSKICKNCSYTMNYLFSKEWFQVLVIATVSAVLAYYSLFYFAWGSGFDENLRYILSTLPQTQGAIVGIVASISIVAIQMVSQQYSTRITHLLLNKSFWGFIIAYIVSMSYEVLILGFMPTARIPVIIGGYEVPYFILIGILFFFVYFDFLILIPYMKNTINGLKPENVIESLINSISKSEIKNYKPLDSENKDYRSARKIPKNTLRTVYYIIEKSLKSDHYMTARNGIILLGANYSVLAKKGKFKNKKFFESYIDNLKNLGLNAYGTSFSISREAIISLEKISKYELKRNYDLSLRALKGIKKIGLLYAQEFESKIDNADEKELIHIVFEKLRNIIKFILSKPKNNEKISPEQTEFKIMMYSEILKTFEVILEKLKSRDILKNEAAATLILDSLHSFSKPATEFILKNENSEFLSEITIQTSETLKNFVKLSFETKEENVENEQLNDYLKEIVKIYGVILDSTYEKTNEKALDKILSDISEIWDISQNNFKRIFGLGDIIENIDNTEKIKYADELREQLLEKISK, encoded by the coding sequence ATGCTCTCAAAGATTTGTAAAAATTGCTCTTATACTATGAATTACCTATTTTCAAAAGAATGGTTTCAGGTACTCGTAATTGCAACGGTTTCAGCAGTGCTTGCTTATTACTCCCTGTTTTATTTTGCGTGGGGGTCAGGTTTTGATGAAAATTTAAGATATATTTTAAGTACTCTACCGCAAACTCAAGGGGCAATTGTAGGAATTGTTGCGTCGATATCAATTGTGGCAATCCAGATGGTAAGCCAGCAGTATTCAACGAGAATTACGCATCTATTACTCAATAAATCGTTTTGGGGATTTATAATAGCATATATCGTTTCAATGAGTTACGAAGTTTTGATACTTGGTTTCATGCCAACAGCAAGAATTCCGGTTATTATTGGAGGATATGAAGTACCGTACTTTATTTTAATCGGTATTTTATTCTTTTTCGTTTATTTCGACTTTTTAATACTCATACCTTACATGAAAAATACGATCAATGGATTAAAGCCTGAAAATGTTATTGAAAGTTTGATAAATTCTATTTCAAAAAGCGAAATAAAAAATTACAAACCTCTCGACTCTGAAAATAAAGATTACCGCTCTGCAAGAAAGATACCAAAAAACACGCTGAGAACAGTTTATTACATAATTGAAAAAAGTCTGAAATCTGATCACTACATGACTGCAAGAAATGGAATAATTCTTCTTGGAGCAAACTACTCAGTTTTAGCAAAAAAAGGTAAGTTTAAAAATAAAAAATTCTTCGAAAGCTACATCGATAACCTCAAAAATTTAGGATTAAATGCTTACGGAACTTCATTTTCTATTTCAAGAGAGGCAATAATTTCGCTTGAAAAAATTTCAAAGTACGAACTTAAACGAAACTATGACTTATCTTTAAGGGCATTAAAAGGAATTAAAAAAATCGGGCTTTTGTATGCACAGGAATTTGAATCAAAGATTGATAATGCAGACGAAAAAGAGTTAATTCATATTGTTTTTGAAAAACTTAGAAATATTATAAAATTTATACTTTCAAAACCAAAAAATAACGAAAAAATAAGTCCGGAACAAACAGAGTTCAAAATTATGATGTATTCTGAAATTTTAAAAACTTTTGAAGTTATTTTAGAAAAATTAAAGTCAAGAGATATTTTGAAAAATGAAGCAGCTGCAACTTTGATTTTGGATTCACTGCATAGTTTTTCAAAACCTGCAACTGAATTTATACTAAAAAATGAAAATTCAGAATTTTTATCAGAAATTACAATTCAAACTTCAGAAACACTGAAAAATTTCGTAAAATTAAGTTTTGAAACAAAAGAAGAAAATGTAGAAAATGAACAGTTAAACGATTATTTAAAAGAAATCGTGAAAATTTACGGAGTAATTTTAGATTCAACATATGAAAAAACAAATGAAAAGGCGTTGGATAAGATTTTATCGGATATTTCAGAAATTTGGGATATTTCACAGAATAATTTCAAACGAATCTTTGGACTGGGCGATATTATTGAAAATATCGATAATACTGAAAAAATAAAATATGCAGACGAGTTAAGAGAACAATTATTGGAAAAAATTTCAAAATAA
- a CDS encoding 2-oxoacid:acceptor oxidoreductase subunit alpha — translation MTKVNFMQGNMACVEGAIKAGCRFFGGYPITPSTEIAEGMAKRLPKIGGFYSQMEDEIASIASIIGASWAGAKSMTATSGPGMSLMLENIGYAYMTETPCVLVNVQRGGPSTGQPTAAAQGDMMQVRWGSHGDYEPIALCPSSVQEMYDFTMIAFNYAEKYRIPVFVMADEILGHMREKVVLHDDIEVINREKPAEKPCDKPYPFDKQVPPMPTFGEGYNVHVTGLTHGENGYPDVSAETHDKLVRRICNKILENKDDIVLYEGKYMDSETMFICYGTPSRTVKYTVESLREQGQDVGYIRLKTVFPFPDKLIAGLKASKIIVPEMNLGQISGEVMKYAKCDVVGCGKIGGELHRPEELKELI, via the coding sequence ATGACAAAAGTTAACTTCATGCAGGGAAACATGGCATGTGTTGAAGGTGCAATAAAGGCAGGATGCAGGTTTTTTGGAGGATATCCAATCACCCCTTCAACCGAGATTGCAGAAGGAATGGCAAAAAGACTTCCAAAAATCGGCGGATTTTATTCGCAGATGGAAGATGAAATTGCAAGTATTGCATCAATAATCGGTGCAAGCTGGGCAGGTGCAAAATCGATGACTGCAACAAGTGGCCCTGGAATGAGTTTAATGCTTGAAAATATCGGTTACGCTTACATGACTGAAACACCTTGCGTTTTAGTAAATGTTCAAAGGGGTGGCCCTTCAACAGGACAGCCAACCGCAGCAGCTCAGGGAGACATGATGCAAGTTAGGTGGGGAAGTCATGGGGACTACGAACCTATCGCGTTATGTCCATCATCAGTTCAGGAAATGTATGATTTTACAATGATTGCTTTCAATTACGCAGAAAAATACAGAATACCTGTTTTTGTAATGGCAGATGAAATTTTAGGGCACATGAGAGAAAAAGTAGTTTTACACGATGATATTGAAGTAATAAACCGTGAAAAACCGGCAGAAAAACCATGCGATAAACCATATCCATTTGATAAGCAAGTTCCTCCAATGCCAACATTTGGTGAAGGATACAATGTTCACGTGACGGGTTTAACGCACGGTGAAAACGGATACCCTGATGTTTCAGCAGAAACACACGACAAACTAGTCAGAAGAATTTGCAATAAAATTTTGGAAAATAAAGATGATATTGTATTATATGAAGGAAAGTACATGGACAGCGAAACAATGTTCATCTGTTACGGAACCCCTTCAAGAACTGTAAAATACACGGTCGAATCTTTAAGGGAACAAGGACAGGACGTTGGATACATCCGGTTAAAAACAGTATTTCCATTTCCAGACAAATTGATAGCAGGATTGAAAGCATCAAAAATAATAGTTCCTGAAATGAATTTAGGGCAGATTTCTGGAGAAGTCATGAAATACGCAAAATGTGACGTAGTAGGCTGTGGAAAAATCGGTGGAGAACTCCACAGGCCTGAAGAATTAAAAGAATTAATTTAA